In Corynebacterium matruchotii, a single genomic region encodes these proteins:
- the glmM gene encoding phosphoglucosamine mutase, producing MTRLFGTDGVRGLANEALTASLALRLGAAAAEVLTVDHRSSKRRPLAVVGRDPRVSGEMLAAALSAGMASRGVDVLRVGVLPTPAVAYLTEFYGADMGVMISASHNPMPDNGIKFFSKGGHKLPDAVEDQIEVTMESLPETGPVGHGVGRVIEEAVDAQQHYLDHLKESMPRNLAGIKVVVDCANGAASSVTPMAYKAAGAEVIAIHNNPNAYNINDNCGSTHIDQVRAAVQQHGADLGLAHDGDADRCLAVDAEGAVVDGDQIMAILAVAMKENGELRKSTLVATVMSNLGLRLAMDSVGIVLRTTKVGDRYVLEDLNEHGLSLGGEQSGHIVMPDYGTTGDGTLTGLALMSRMAETGLSLKTLAEVMHVLPQVLINVPVSDKSVIATHPEVVAAMEMAKDELGNAGRVLLRPSGTEELFRVMVEASSEENARRIAGKLAAVVAHV from the coding sequence ATGACTCGTCTTTTTGGAACTGATGGTGTGCGCGGCTTGGCTAATGAAGCGCTCACCGCTTCGCTGGCATTACGGCTGGGGGCAGCCGCGGCTGAGGTGCTTACCGTGGATCATCGGTCATCTAAACGCCGCCCACTGGCTGTGGTTGGGCGAGACCCGCGTGTGTCTGGAGAAATGCTTGCGGCTGCACTGTCCGCAGGTATGGCCAGCCGCGGCGTGGATGTGTTGCGGGTTGGGGTGCTGCCCACGCCTGCCGTTGCTTACCTCACGGAATTCTATGGTGCTGACATGGGAGTCATGATTTCCGCCAGCCATAATCCCATGCCAGATAATGGCATCAAGTTTTTTTCCAAGGGTGGACACAAACTGCCAGACGCGGTGGAAGACCAGATCGAAGTGACCATGGAGTCCTTGCCTGAGACCGGCCCTGTGGGTCATGGTGTCGGTAGGGTCATTGAGGAGGCGGTGGATGCGCAGCAGCACTACCTTGACCATTTGAAGGAATCCATGCCGCGCAATCTTGCCGGCATCAAGGTTGTTGTGGACTGCGCCAACGGTGCAGCTTCTTCCGTCACCCCCATGGCATATAAGGCGGCGGGAGCGGAGGTAATCGCCATTCATAACAATCCAAACGCCTATAACATCAATGATAATTGTGGCTCAACGCATATTGATCAGGTCAGAGCTGCGGTTCAACAGCATGGTGCAGATTTGGGGCTGGCTCACGATGGTGACGCCGATCGATGCTTGGCTGTGGACGCTGAAGGCGCTGTGGTGGACGGCGACCAAATCATGGCTATTCTCGCGGTAGCTATGAAGGAGAACGGGGAATTACGCAAGTCCACGTTGGTGGCGACGGTCATGAGTAACCTAGGTTTGCGACTCGCCATGGATAGCGTCGGAATTGTCTTGCGTACCACAAAGGTGGGGGACAGGTATGTGTTGGAGGATCTCAATGAGCATGGTCTCAGCCTTGGTGGCGAGCAGTCTGGTCATATCGTAATGCCCGATTATGGTACAACCGGTGACGGCACATTGACTGGCTTGGCCTTGATGTCGCGTATGGCCGAGACTGGCTTGTCTCTCAAGACGCTGGCCGAGGTGATGCATGTTTTGCCGCAGGTACTCATTAACGTGCCGGTGTCGGATAAATCAGTGATTGCCACACACCCCGAGGTGGTGGCGGCAATGGAGATGGCAAAGGATGAGTTAGGGAATGCCGGTCGTGTCCTATTGCGACCTTCCGGCACCGAGGAGCTGTTCCGTGTCATGGTTGAGGCGTCTAGCGAGGAGAATGCGCGCCGGATTGCAGGTAAGCTTGCGGCCGTGGTTGCTCACGTCTAG
- a CDS encoding alpha/beta hydrolase, with translation MVIVKHSHGLVATIVAASLVATFISPTTSIAYAQPAAPINGAGASATSTTPANPEDNPIGTQGDPNAQPGSPSTEPKAQPNQPNGAQSGTNPSEGNKAGSSSSGDKDKIGSVDAGSSLADNLANKDRDKEGSLEKNGSANNVLHGPNSKTDDPKAKAEPSSYGPFAHFLRTILASGTNAKSSTGKGLKFLLGLLNLLGLGHWKFPDRFRDHHSEYPLPTDDSITELKVVDKQDEFDGRVQRWSIQSPTMKRIVEVEVMAQPNAATPAPMLYLLDGVSAPRVSGWFGPGDIINRLGNENVTVVAPTQGNGSFYADWSNTDPSLGYMKWETFITEELPRVLEAPQADSRINFNGKRGIGGLSMGASGAVRIAAKNPNLFHGVFGLSGCYSTVSQFGRTTIESTIKGQDGNPSNIWGPFGSSEWRANDVTLHPEGLRSMPVFLSNASGKITKEQLQKDNGLPFYDTSLGATLEHVTLECTKDLEKVMDRNGMTNKKVVYIQSGIHRWNDTFTSQILPAWEYLKPSLQ, from the coding sequence ATGGTTATTGTGAAGCATTCGCATGGTTTGGTGGCGACAATCGTTGCCGCCTCTTTGGTTGCTACTTTCATTTCGCCTACCACATCTATCGCATATGCACAGCCTGCTGCTCCTATAAATGGTGCTGGGGCTAGCGCCACCAGCACTACACCCGCAAATCCTGAAGATAATCCTATTGGTACTCAGGGTGACCCTAATGCCCAGCCGGGGTCGCCAAGCACGGAGCCTAAGGCCCAACCAAACCAGCCGAATGGCGCACAATCAGGCACAAATCCTTCGGAGGGTAATAAAGCCGGTTCCAGCAGTTCGGGTGACAAAGACAAGATTGGGAGCGTCGATGCTGGATCGTCGTTAGCGGATAACCTGGCCAATAAGGATCGGGACAAGGAGGGCAGTCTAGAAAAGAATGGCAGCGCCAATAATGTGCTGCATGGCCCAAATTCCAAGACCGATGATCCCAAAGCCAAGGCGGAACCATCCAGTTATGGCCCATTCGCGCATTTTCTTCGCACCATTCTAGCCAGTGGCACGAATGCTAAAAGCTCGACCGGTAAGGGGTTGAAGTTTTTATTGGGATTGTTGAACCTGTTGGGTTTGGGGCATTGGAAGTTCCCAGACCGGTTCCGGGATCACCATTCCGAGTATCCATTGCCCACGGATGATTCAATCACGGAACTCAAGGTAGTGGATAAGCAGGATGAATTCGATGGCCGAGTGCAACGGTGGTCAATTCAGTCGCCGACGATGAAACGCATCGTCGAAGTTGAGGTGATGGCACAGCCTAATGCTGCTACCCCAGCCCCAATGTTGTATCTGCTTGATGGGGTGAGTGCGCCCCGGGTGTCGGGATGGTTTGGTCCCGGCGATATCATTAACCGGCTGGGCAATGAGAACGTAACGGTGGTCGCCCCCACCCAAGGCAATGGTAGCTTCTATGCGGATTGGTCGAATACCGATCCGAGCCTGGGCTATATGAAATGGGAGACGTTTATCACGGAGGAATTGCCGCGGGTCTTGGAGGCTCCACAGGCAGATTCGCGCATTAACTTCAATGGCAAGCGCGGTATCGGTGGGCTATCTATGGGCGCATCGGGTGCGGTTCGGATTGCTGCGAAGAATCCCAATTTATTCCATGGTGTGTTTGGTCTGTCGGGTTGCTATTCCACGGTGTCGCAGTTTGGTCGGACCACGATTGAGAGCACGATTAAGGGCCAGGATGGCAACCCATCCAATATTTGGGGACCGTTTGGCAGCTCGGAGTGGCGGGCTAATGATGTGACGTTGCACCCTGAGGGGTTGCGGTCCATGCCGGTGTTCTTGTCTAATGCCAGCGGTAAGATCACGAAGGAGCAGCTCCAGAAGGACAACGGGTTGCCGTTCTATGACACGTCGTTGGGTGCCACATTGGAACATGTGACGTTGGAGTGCACTAAGGATTTGGAAAAGGTCATGGATCGTAATGGCATGACAAATAAGAAGGTTGTGTATATTCAGTCGGGTATTCACCGGTGGAATGACA